TTGTAACGTAACAACGGATGCTTTTGTTGTCttattacatcattatatttgAAAGTACCAATGTGATTTATGATATAACATCCATTTTTATGCAAGCGTTGACGCATATTGTGGTTATAGGCATCATTTTTACTAGATTTTATGTTGTGGTTTTATATATTcaacatcaatttttttaattagtcaATTTCCGGATTGATCCAATTAAATACAACaatatatttcttcatttATGAGCCTTGGCATTTGAGTACAAAATAGAAATATAGTATAGCATACCAgataaaagtattttttttaaaccctttattaaaattatcatAATTAATTCTATTCTATGCATTCATTATACTTCTTTTGatacaaataaattacttcatatttgaataaaattctTTGTATCATCTCAAATGACGGTGAGTTTTTAGTTCTACCAATAATTTTCAAAcatgaaatcaaaatgacCCTTTTTTCTGCAAGGTACGCATTTGCATGATCCCAAATTAACCaataaaaaacagaattcCTCTAACTTGGATCActcttaaatttatttttaaaggggtgaaaaaaaaaacgtaatTGAgaacacattttttttttctgaatattaaactataaaagaaagaaaaagtttttCACATACACACtaccaaaattaaaagagtTCAAACTTAAAACCACCTAGTCTccaaatcaaaatcatttttcactaTGCTATATCTCATCGGTGAGAACCTCTTTTCAATACGGCAAACGTGCACGCATGGAATATTCAATAATCTCACCCCACAGATTTGACGATTCCACTTTTAATATGCATATATAGTTTgtcttttccaattttgtcATACTCCTATGTCACTGTCAACAGCTCCATTATTTCACTCCTACAAAGCCAGACCACTTCTTGCTCTCCCCTACCTCCTGAAACATACGAAAATCCATCAATTATTGCTAAATTACCATAAAAATGGAAGCCAGTCATGAAGAAAAACGCAACGCCTCCTTGAAGAGAGCCCTTCTCATACTAAGCTGCGTACTCTTATCAATAGGCACATGCGGAGGCCCTTTGATAATGCGCCTCTACTTCATCCATGGAGGTAAACGTGTCTGGCTTTCCAGCTGGCTGGAAACCGGCGGCTGGCCAATCATCTTCATCCCCATAGCCCTAGCTTATTACCACCGCCGCACCACTGAAGGCCCTTCGACAAAACTCTTCTTCATCAAGCTCCCACTCTTCATAGCTTCCGCCGTCATCGGCCTAATTACCGGCCTTGACGACTACCTCTATGCCTACGGAGTGGCTCGCCTTCCGGTCTCCACGTCATCCCTAATCATCGCTGCCCAGCTGGCTTTCACTGCCCTTTTTGCATTTCTTCTTGTGAAGCAGAAGTTCACTTCTTACTCCACAAACGCCGTGGTCTTATTGACTATTGGCGCGGCCGTTTTGGGGTTGAACACCAGCGCCGATCGGCCAAAGGGTGAGTCGGATAAGGAGTATATTGCCGGGTTTTTTATGACAGTGGCGGCGGCGGCTTTGTATGGGTTTGTGTTGCCGTTGGTGGAGTTGACATACAAGAAGGCCAAGCAGACCATTACTTATGCTTTGGTTCTTGAGATTCAAATGGTTATGTGTTTGTTTGCTACTATTTTCTGCACTGTGGGGATGCTTATCAACAATGACTTCAAGGTTAGTGTTAATAGTCATCGTACATTCTAACTCTACTTGATTGATTCTAAATTTCACAAGACAAGGTTTCTCTCATACTTCAATATTGTTGTAATAAtgtaaaattttattaatttttaattacagTAAAGAGCCTAGCCTAATATAGCCAAAAGGTACAAAGTTATAAAGTGACTTTTAGAAGTTTAGAACTGCGAGAGGAGAtaagctttttgttttttttggtaatgtAGGCGGCAAAGTCCAAACCAAAGAGCTTACACAGAAACGAATCTAGGCCTCAAGAGATGATTCTTATCATCATCTAAAATAGACTGCAAGAGGAGATAAGCTTTGGCTAGCTAGCTTGCAGGTTTAAGTGAAACAAAAACCCACAAGTTCTCCTTTTGGCCTTTTCCTTGGAGTATATCGCAAAAGGTAAAAAATAGAATGTTGTAATGGatgatgataataataatgatagaaacaaaaaaaaaatagattgcttcagaatcaaataaatctaaaattaTAAGTACCAACTGATGAATACCATTTATTTTGAACAAATTGTCATGTCATCTGTCCCATTATAATAGAGAAATTTTTCTAATGCCTTGTATATTTTCTAATAAATGGTCTTATATATTGATTGTTTTTAGGTTATTCCAAGAGAAGCAAGAAATTTCGGGCTTGGGGAAGGCACCTACTATGTGGTGCTTGTATTGAGTGCAATAGTTTGGCAAACTTTCTTTCTGGGAGCCATTGGAATCATCTTCTGTGCCTCATCCTTACTCTCTGGTATTGTAATTGCGGTTCTGCTCCCAATTACAGAGATTctagctgtcattttttaCCACGAAAAATTTCAAGCAGAAAAAGGGGTTGCTCTCGCACTTTCTCTGTGGGGTTTTGTCTCATATTTCTATGGTGAGATAAAATACAGCAAgcaaagagaaaatgaaaagaaaaaagaaaaagaaaaagaaaaagaaatagaaatagAAACGAAAGACACCCCAGAAACAGCAGACGTTTCTCAACTCGATCCCTAGGCCATGAAAGCGCAAGCTGTTGTttcatgtcttcttctttgtttgagTTTCTGAAGGAGGGAAAAGGGATGCATCTTCTGTCATTTGGACTATATAAATTCTGAACAGTTTGGACGGCAACACTCAATTTATCATTTACGTACTGTTTGttttatattgttatttttccGATGATATTCATATCTTTGTCGAgttgaaaattattaattagtaattaaagATTGTATGTACATAGAAAAGGAAACACGCGTCGTCATCCTCTTAAGCTTTAATAATTGTACATATGTTTGATTATGAAAACAAATCTCAGCCATCCCAATACTTTATCAAAACAGCAGGCCATGCCTCACCAACTCATTACTCATGTACTTAAGGAATGagaaaagaggagagagagagagtgtgtatGCGCGTGCGTGTGCTTATAAAACGTTAAAACTTAAGTTTTCCTCTCAATTCTGACTATGATTAAGGTCAAATAGTAATCCAAAATTATCAAAACTAATCTACTTCATTGACAGTTTATGACAGTTCAGTTTATCCGATTTGACCCCGCAAAAAATAGAAGACAGTTTATGAGAATTTGTACTTAAATGAAAAGGTTAAATTGAGAATATGCATTgtcatatgtatatatatatatatatatatatatatatacacatgcTACTAGTGCACTT
The window above is part of the Prunus dulcis chromosome 1, ALMONDv2, whole genome shotgun sequence genome. Proteins encoded here:
- the LOC117614269 gene encoding purine permease 3-like, with the protein product MEASHEEKRNASLKRALLILSCVLLSIGTCGGPLIMRLYFIHGGKRVWLSSWLETGGWPIIFIPIALAYYHRRTTEGPSTKLFFIKLPLFIASAVIGLITGLDDYLYAYGVARLPVSTSSLIIAAQLAFTALFAFLLVKQKFTSYSTNAVVLLTIGAAVLGLNTSADRPKGESDKEYIAGFFMTVAAAALYGFVLPLVELTYKKAKQTITYALVLEIQMVMCLFATIFCTVGMLINNDFKVIPREARNFGLGEGTYYVVLVLSAIVWQTFFLGAIGIIFCASSLLSGIVIAVLLPITEILAVIFYHEKFQAEKGVALALSLWGFVSYFYGEIKYSKQRENEKKKEKEKEKEIEIETKDTPETADVSQLDP